From Edaphobacter lichenicola, one genomic window encodes:
- a CDS encoding GH92 family glycosyl hydrolase: protein MNRFAVGLIVLTVCPFSGLAAQNDAASYVNTLIGTQRSALGYGGTMPFVTTPFGMTSWTPQTRQNKISVTSYNYGDTTISGFIGTHQPAIWMGDYGYVTVIPQVGELRTTPELRKLPYSHRSENARPDYYGVSLDAGADGTIQVEMTATERCSILRLTFPKTAEARVIVEASRPGISGMASINPETREITGFNPHRMDAHLGPFVLPKFRGYFVVQFEQAPLNMKTYGMDDAKAELSRGAYAEFKPGQTIQVRVGTSFVSIEQARANLEHELSGWNFQAVQDNLRAKWNEKLSRIQLSGATDEDKTRLYTAVYHTLLYPRIFSEYGHYYSAFDDTIHAGESYTAYSIWDTFRAENSMLTLLAPERIDGMITALLQNFKEGGWMPKWPNPSYTNIMIATHADSLVAEAFRKGFKGFDRQVAWQAVYKDAMTPPDGDTTRRWLDREEHTPYEARAGLTYYKQLGFIPTDKTDEAASRTLEDSYDDWCVAQIAEALGRTEDYRFFLKRSLNDRNLYNPAIGLMNGRTSDGGWAPIGGSRDDNQNRSVSGWTEGDAWVYTWSPFHDQAGLIQLMGGVESYDAKLDQHFSGGHNVHSNEPSHHYGYLYDFGGQPWKTQAMVRKIAAKEYEASPGGLDGDDDCGQMSAWLLFTAMGFYPVNPANGEYMIGSPMYEQISLRLASGKTFRVEASNNSAQNVYIQSATLNGKPLDIPVITWEQIQAGGTLHFVMGQRPSEWGSQWKPQLISSN, encoded by the coding sequence ATGAACAGGTTTGCAGTCGGTCTCATCGTCCTCACGGTGTGTCCATTCTCGGGTCTAGCCGCCCAAAACGATGCGGCGTCATATGTGAATACTTTGATCGGAACGCAACGTAGTGCTCTTGGGTACGGCGGCACCATGCCTTTTGTGACGACGCCGTTCGGCATGACGAGTTGGACACCGCAGACGCGACAGAACAAGATCAGCGTCACATCGTACAACTACGGTGACACGACGATCTCGGGGTTCATCGGCACGCATCAGCCCGCGATCTGGATGGGAGATTACGGCTACGTGACGGTTATCCCGCAAGTCGGCGAACTGCGTACTACGCCAGAGTTACGCAAACTTCCCTACAGCCATCGCTCCGAGAATGCGCGGCCGGATTACTACGGTGTTTCGCTGGATGCCGGAGCAGACGGAACGATCCAGGTGGAGATGACGGCTACTGAGCGCTGCTCGATTTTGCGGCTTACTTTTCCAAAGACCGCAGAGGCTCGCGTCATCGTCGAAGCCTCGCGCCCTGGAATTTCAGGGATGGCGTCGATCAATCCTGAAACACGCGAGATTACTGGCTTTAACCCACATCGGATGGATGCGCATCTCGGACCGTTTGTGCTGCCGAAGTTCAGAGGCTACTTCGTGGTCCAGTTTGAGCAGGCGCCTTTGAACATGAAGACGTACGGCATGGACGACGCCAAAGCAGAATTGAGTCGCGGGGCGTACGCGGAGTTCAAACCCGGGCAGACGATCCAGGTGCGTGTTGGTACGTCGTTCGTCAGCATCGAGCAGGCCCGCGCGAATCTCGAACACGAGCTATCCGGATGGAATTTCCAAGCCGTGCAGGACAATCTTCGCGCAAAGTGGAACGAGAAATTATCGCGAATTCAGCTCAGCGGAGCGACGGATGAGGACAAGACCAGACTCTACACGGCGGTATATCACACGCTGCTGTATCCGCGAATCTTCTCTGAATACGGGCACTACTACAGCGCCTTCGACGACACCATTCACGCTGGAGAGAGTTATACCGCCTACTCTATCTGGGACACTTTCCGCGCCGAGAACAGCATGCTGACTCTGCTAGCCCCAGAGCGCATTGACGGGATGATCACCGCCCTCCTGCAGAATTTCAAAGAAGGCGGCTGGATGCCCAAGTGGCCAAATCCGAGCTACACCAACATCATGATTGCAACGCATGCGGACTCGCTCGTTGCCGAAGCCTTCAGGAAGGGATTCAAGGGCTTCGATCGACAGGTGGCATGGCAGGCCGTCTATAAGGACGCCATGACACCGCCGGATGGAGATACGACTCGCCGATGGCTGGACCGCGAAGAGCACACTCCCTACGAAGCTCGCGCGGGGCTCACCTACTATAAGCAGCTTGGCTTTATTCCAACGGACAAAACGGACGAGGCGGCTTCGCGAACCCTGGAGGATAGTTACGACGACTGGTGCGTTGCACAAATTGCCGAAGCACTCGGCCGAACGGAGGATTACCGCTTCTTCCTGAAACGGTCTTTGAACGACCGCAATCTCTATAACCCTGCCATCGGATTGATGAACGGGAGGACGTCGGACGGTGGCTGGGCGCCGATCGGCGGTTCGAGGGATGACAATCAAAATCGGTCTGTCTCCGGGTGGACGGAGGGTGATGCCTGGGTCTATACGTGGTCGCCATTTCACGATCAGGCAGGACTAATTCAGTTGATGGGCGGTGTAGAATCCTATGACGCCAAGCTTGACCAGCACTTCAGCGGCGGCCACAACGTGCACAGCAACGAACCGAGTCACCACTACGGCTATCTGTACGACTTCGGCGGCCAGCCGTGGAAGACCCAAGCGATGGTGCGCAAGATTGCCGCGAAGGAATATGAGGCGAGTCCGGGCGGTCTGGATGGCGATGACGATTGCGGCCAGATGTCGGCATGGCTTTTGTTTACCGCGATGGGTTTCTATCCAGTGAACCCGGCGAACGGCGAGTACATGATCGGAAGTCCGATGTATGAACAGATATCACTGCGCCTGGCGAGCGGAAAGACATTTCGCGTGGAGGCGAGCAACAATTCAGCGCAGAATGTCTACATCCAGTCTGCGACGCTTAACGGAAAGCCACTGGACATTCCGGTCATCACATGGGAGCAGATCCAGGCTGGAGGAACCCTGCACTTCGTAATGGGTCAAAGGCCGTCGGAATGGGGCAGTCAGTGGAAGCCTCAACTTATTTCGAGTAACTAG
- a CDS encoding alpha-mannosidase: MKAPDITTTPTLYVVPYAHLDTQWRWEFPQTISEYLLKTMRVNFDYIDRYPHYVFNWTGANRYRLMKEYFPADYARMQQYVAAGRWYPAGSSVEEGDVNLPSAEGIFRQILYGNEYFRKDFGKASAEYMLPDCFGFPASLPSILAHSGVKGFSTQKLNAQWQPAAKVGGPESPEQTPEGIPFNVGMWLGPDGKGVIAALNPGGYGSNVYTDISKEPTEQAAAAGPQLTSEERARLTPQQAAATARQRSLEQNWVKRIDLNGKITGVFADYHYVGTGDIGGATQESTVKLLEAIVTKSETVLPSPPRGPFAMGEAPTAQPSGSPVRVGEGPVHVVESAADQIFNDITPAMSSRLPSYKGDLELINHSAGSLTSQAYHKRWILKNELLADAAEKTSVAAAWMGGRAYPQQRLNEAWMLELAGHFHDTGAGTATPRSYEFAWNDDAIVGKQFAGILTDATEAIASGLDTDVSGVPIVIFNPLNIAREDIVEATVALPGGMPRAVRVNDSEGKEVPSQVADGKILFLASAPPVGYAVYSVSSAQASNSHSDLRVSGSSLENGRYRIKLNAGGDVASIEDKSLNKELLAAPIRLAISNDNPKVYPAWNMDFDQEQAEPRAYVAGPAQIRIKENGPVRVSLEVTRESEGSKFVQTVSLTAGDSGNRVEFGNAIDWKTLSANLKATFPLSATNENATYNWEIGTIERPNANERQFEVASHRWIDLSDKSGLFGTTVLTDYKNGSDKRSDNTLRLTLIRSPGIQPPANGRPSGYSDQANQDWGHHEFVFGLVGHAGDWRKAQTDWQAYRLNDPLIAFQTVKHKGELGKSFSLLHLNNSRIRVLALKKAEASDEIILRMVELDGKNAPDVHVSFAGPIVAAREVNAQEQPVGSADIGNGELRTSFTAYQPRTFALRLHPAPTKLSAVKSQPVSLPYDLAGASNDDTKTQNGGFDGTGNAMPAEMLPSKITYHDVGFNLAPAKTGQPNALVARGQTIELPQGHYTRIYILAASADGDQKASFQVDNAKVDLDIQDWTGFIGLWDTRLWKHTPEHDWAISANHAVWPPTDLQQREQRPVSPRYPEDYLGLQPGYIKPADLAWYASHQHTAEGLNEPYRYSYLFVYPIEVSGGAKTLKLPNNDKIRILAISSVDANPELDAAQSLYDTLNGTAPPNPAMKTAR, from the coding sequence ATGAAGGCCCCCGATATCACCACCACTCCCACCTTATACGTCGTCCCCTATGCGCATCTGGATACGCAGTGGCGGTGGGAGTTTCCACAGACGATTAGTGAGTACCTGCTAAAAACCATGCGGGTGAACTTCGACTACATCGATCGATACCCGCATTATGTCTTCAATTGGACCGGCGCGAATCGATACCGGCTGATGAAGGAGTATTTCCCCGCGGACTACGCGCGAATGCAACAGTACGTTGCAGCGGGCCGCTGGTATCCCGCAGGTTCCTCAGTGGAGGAAGGCGACGTCAATCTTCCCAGTGCGGAGGGTATCTTTCGTCAGATCCTTTACGGCAATGAATATTTTCGTAAGGACTTCGGAAAAGCCAGCGCGGAATATATGCTGCCTGATTGTTTTGGCTTTCCGGCCTCTCTTCCCAGTATCCTCGCGCACTCCGGCGTGAAGGGCTTTTCCACCCAGAAGCTGAATGCGCAATGGCAGCCTGCAGCGAAGGTAGGAGGGCCTGAATCACCCGAGCAAACGCCTGAAGGTATTCCTTTCAATGTCGGGATGTGGCTGGGTCCCGATGGAAAAGGAGTGATTGCGGCACTGAATCCCGGTGGCTATGGCAGCAATGTCTACACGGATATCAGCAAGGAGCCCACGGAGCAGGCGGCTGCCGCAGGGCCGCAGCTAACCAGTGAGGAGAGGGCGAGGCTCACCCCGCAACAGGCGGCCGCGACTGCACGCCAGAGGTCGCTCGAACAGAACTGGGTCAAGCGGATTGATCTCAATGGAAAAATAACGGGCGTCTTTGCCGACTACCACTATGTTGGGACTGGCGATATCGGAGGAGCAACACAAGAATCGACGGTAAAGCTGCTCGAAGCCATTGTTACCAAGAGCGAGACCGTACTGCCGTCGCCGCCAAGGGGCCCTTTCGCAATGGGCGAAGCCCCGACGGCTCAGCCCAGCGGCTCCCCGGTCAGGGTTGGTGAAGGGCCCGTGCACGTTGTGGAATCCGCTGCCGATCAGATCTTCAACGATATAACACCGGCGATGTCCTCGCGTTTGCCGTCATACAAGGGTGATCTCGAACTGATCAATCACTCTGCAGGCTCTCTCACTTCGCAGGCCTATCACAAACGCTGGATCCTCAAAAACGAACTGCTGGCGGATGCCGCAGAAAAGACGTCGGTCGCAGCGGCATGGATGGGCGGCCGGGCATATCCGCAACAGCGCCTCAATGAGGCCTGGATGCTGGAGCTTGCGGGGCATTTTCACGATACCGGAGCCGGTACCGCGACTCCACGGTCGTATGAGTTTGCGTGGAACGACGACGCCATCGTAGGAAAGCAGTTTGCAGGTATTTTGACCGACGCGACCGAGGCGATCGCCTCAGGACTTGACACAGATGTCAGCGGCGTACCGATTGTTATCTTTAATCCCCTGAATATCGCACGAGAAGATATCGTGGAGGCGACCGTTGCCTTGCCTGGAGGCATGCCGAGGGCCGTCCGGGTAAATGATTCGGAAGGAAAGGAAGTCCCTTCGCAAGTTGCAGACGGCAAGATTCTTTTTCTGGCCAGCGCACCGCCTGTCGGCTATGCGGTCTACAGCGTTTCATCCGCACAGGCTTCGAACTCGCATTCAGACCTTAGGGTATCGGGGTCATCTCTTGAGAATGGTCGCTACCGCATCAAGTTGAATGCGGGCGGCGATGTTGCAAGCATCGAAGACAAGTCTCTCAATAAGGAGTTGCTCGCAGCTCCGATCCGACTGGCTATCTCCAATGACAACCCGAAGGTGTATCCGGCGTGGAATATGGACTTTGATCAGGAGCAGGCAGAACCGCGTGCTTATGTTGCTGGCCCAGCCCAAATTCGGATTAAGGAGAATGGGCCTGTTCGTGTTTCCCTGGAAGTAACCCGCGAGAGTGAAGGATCCAAGTTTGTTCAGACGGTAAGTCTTACAGCAGGAGATAGCGGCAATCGGGTGGAGTTTGGCAATGCGATCGACTGGAAGACACTGTCGGCCAATCTGAAAGCAACGTTTCCGCTCAGCGCAACGAATGAGAATGCCACGTACAACTGGGAGATTGGCACCATAGAGCGACCGAACGCTAACGAGCGACAGTTCGAGGTTGCGTCCCATCGCTGGATCGATCTCTCGGATAAGAGCGGTCTCTTCGGAACGACCGTTCTGACCGATTACAAAAATGGATCCGACAAGCGTAGCGACAACACACTCCGGCTGACGCTGATTCGGTCTCCGGGAATACAGCCTCCTGCAAATGGTCGTCCTTCGGGATACAGCGATCAGGCCAATCAAGACTGGGGCCACCACGAGTTTGTGTTTGGACTAGTCGGACACGCTGGCGATTGGCGCAAAGCTCAGACTGACTGGCAGGCTTACCGGCTGAATGATCCACTGATCGCCTTCCAAACGGTGAAGCACAAGGGAGAGCTGGGCAAGAGCTTTTCTCTTCTCCATTTGAACAACTCCCGCATTCGTGTGCTTGCCTTGAAGAAAGCGGAAGCGAGCGATGAGATAATTCTTCGGATGGTTGAGCTTGACGGAAAAAATGCGCCGGACGTGCACGTTTCCTTTGCGGGACCGATTGTTGCCGCACGCGAGGTGAACGCTCAGGAACAACCCGTCGGATCCGCAGATATAGGCAATGGCGAACTCAGAACGTCCTTTACCGCGTATCAACCGAGAACTTTTGCATTACGTCTACACCCGGCACCCACGAAACTAAGCGCGGTAAAGTCGCAACCCGTGTCGCTTCCCTATGATTTAGCTGGAGCAAGCAATGACGACACAAAGACCCAAAATGGGGGATTTGATGGAACGGGAAATGCTATGCCAGCGGAGATGCTGCCCTCCAAAATCACGTATCACGATGTGGGGTTCAATCTTGCGCCTGCCAAGACAGGCCAACCAAATGCCCTCGTTGCCAGAGGGCAGACGATCGAGCTGCCCCAGGGCCACTACACCCGTATTTACATCCTCGCTGCGTCTGCTGATGGTGATCAGAAGGCGTCATTCCAGGTCGATAACGCGAAGGTTGATCTTGATATCCAAGATTGGACCGGCTTTATCGGTCTCTGGGATACGCGCCTCTGGAAGCATACGCCGGAACACGACTGGGCGATCTCGGCGAATCATGCAGTTTGGCCGCCGACGGATTTACAGCAGAGAGAACAGCGCCCTGTTTCCCCGAGATATCCGGAAGACTATCTTGGACTCCAACCAGGGTATATAAAGCCCGCTGATCTTGCATGGTATGCCTCGCATCAACACACTGCCGAAGGGCTTAACGAGCCGTATCGCTATTCCTATCTTTTTGTCTATCCCATTGAGGTGTCTGGCGGCGCAAAAACACTCAAGCTGCCGAACAACGACAAGATTCGTATTCTCGCGATTTCCAGCGTGGACGCCAACCCGGAGCTCGATGCTGCACAATCGCTTTACGATACGCTGAACGGCACCGCACCGCCGAATCCGGCAATGAAAACCGCTCGTTAG
- a CDS encoding TonB-dependent receptor, whose product MATTSILAQSDTSSISGTVTDASGALVPSAQISIHNNATLADRTITSNENGAFTVTNLAPGDYSVHVRKPGFQTTTLNDVHLDPSIGRKIDIAMKVGDTTISITVEAGANTVQTESGAVGQLITQQQVKDIQLNGRNPLYLAQMEPGVVRSNSMAAFAFGLDNGINVNGARSQESVITFDGAPMVRTRSNGTSVGVADVDSTSQIQVLTTSYAAEYGRTSGGQIRMVPKSGTSEFHGSAFEYFRNNALNANTWTRNNQGLKRAAFRYNQFGWNLNGPVFFPGFNKNHDKLFFLVGQEWVKFNHDDTAQKSGTDARPLSVPTLRMRQGDFGELLGSNIFYGAPIQLVNPNTGQACPNNDFSGGKCGIALSPNGLGLLNAYPAPNLTGNPGGNWSDTALYTERQRKDSVVVDFAPADRHHFRFSLLNYNYDDYEPHFGNFNTNPRIFHRPNQIGVVHWTWTLSPTWVNDAFASGAADHVTIGIDTSSGLSDRTKYGINYPYLFGSASKVVPNKIPTIQIANFGTLDGGPYPSRSGGIVYDAGDTVTKVWGRHTLKFGGQWEYAGENNYDQISVDNTRPGTTNNQNGLFSFTDGQAINSKAAIANVALGVFNTYGEIGTRSYTLFRGNMYSMFGQDQWRVNSKLVLEYGIRYDIMQSYHALWGNQAFFNPSVYSPSLAPTVSSSTGFLTGGDAYNGVVIPGSGFPDSAKGHVPDAILSGTYSRLFRGFDSNYSPTVYSNIQPRIGFAYEISPGTVFRAGAGRYMQRLGISDTVHVGGNAPFQPASTVTNGSVDNPGGIGVNQLPLAFTSHAYKYPSPEAWGWNVTVEHEFTNVAVFTLSYVGRRGYHLEQLANINQLQPGTLAPGSANLINKINADSLRPYKGFSTIIEAQNTGGAFYHSMQANLKRRLTKGLLFGASYTWSKSLDYGSSNGTNIVDAYNNSRMFGPSDFDTRHVLVINYVYDIGIANHMSNLFGRTLLGNWQFSGTIQGQSGRPQTVSQGTDYAGVGPGSGNQFWVASRNPRLPHVFAGNTKVGQWFEGVGSGVWSSAAPGTYAPRGMRGLIYGPGFQSFSAALQKEFHIIPSHENHVVVFRAEAFNYLNHPNLDNPDVGPTSSTFGQVNSKGGTYASERQLQFSLRYAF is encoded by the coding sequence ATGGCCACGACTTCAATCCTAGCCCAATCTGATACATCCTCCATCAGTGGAACCGTGACTGATGCGTCCGGAGCGCTTGTTCCAAGCGCGCAGATCTCGATTCACAACAATGCGACTCTCGCAGACCGAACGATCACGAGCAATGAAAACGGTGCCTTCACCGTGACGAACCTCGCGCCCGGCGACTACAGTGTTCACGTAAGAAAGCCTGGCTTTCAAACCACTACGCTCAACGACGTGCACCTGGATCCCAGCATCGGACGAAAAATCGATATCGCAATGAAGGTTGGCGACACCACCATCTCGATTACCGTCGAGGCGGGCGCTAACACGGTTCAGACCGAGAGCGGGGCGGTCGGCCAGCTCATCACTCAGCAGCAAGTCAAGGACATTCAGCTCAACGGCCGCAACCCGCTTTATCTCGCGCAGATGGAGCCCGGCGTCGTACGTAGCAACTCGATGGCGGCCTTCGCCTTCGGCCTCGACAACGGCATCAATGTCAATGGTGCGCGCTCACAGGAGAGCGTGATTACGTTCGATGGCGCACCGATGGTGCGCACGCGCTCCAATGGCACAAGCGTCGGCGTAGCCGATGTGGACTCCACCTCGCAGATCCAGGTACTGACGACAAGCTATGCGGCTGAGTATGGCCGCACCTCCGGCGGTCAGATCCGCATGGTGCCCAAGAGCGGAACCTCAGAGTTCCACGGCAGCGCCTTCGAGTACTTCCGCAACAACGCGCTCAACGCCAATACGTGGACCCGCAATAACCAGGGGCTCAAGCGAGCCGCCTTCCGTTACAACCAGTTCGGCTGGAACCTCAACGGCCCGGTCTTCTTCCCCGGCTTCAACAAGAATCACGACAAGCTGTTCTTTCTGGTTGGTCAGGAGTGGGTGAAGTTCAACCACGACGACACCGCGCAGAAAAGTGGCACCGACGCCAGGCCGCTTTCGGTGCCCACCCTGCGCATGCGCCAGGGCGACTTCGGCGAGCTGCTTGGATCGAACATCTTCTACGGCGCCCCGATACAGCTTGTGAACCCGAACACGGGTCAGGCATGTCCTAACAACGATTTCAGCGGTGGAAAATGCGGTATTGCACTCAGCCCCAATGGCCTTGGCCTGCTGAACGCCTACCCCGCCCCCAACCTTACCGGGAACCCCGGTGGCAACTGGAGCGACACGGCGCTCTATACCGAGAGGCAGCGCAAAGATTCGGTTGTGGTCGATTTCGCTCCGGCCGATCGACACCACTTCCGCTTCAGCTTGCTGAACTACAACTACGATGACTACGAGCCCCACTTCGGCAACTTCAACACCAATCCCCGCATCTTCCATCGGCCCAACCAGATCGGCGTTGTGCACTGGACCTGGACCCTGAGCCCCACCTGGGTCAACGATGCCTTCGCCTCTGGCGCGGCCGACCACGTCACCATCGGCATCGATACGTCCTCGGGTCTGTCTGACCGCACGAAGTACGGCATCAATTACCCATATCTCTTCGGCTCAGCCAGCAAGGTTGTGCCTAACAAGATTCCGACCATCCAGATTGCAAACTTCGGCACGCTGGACGGCGGACCGTATCCGTCGCGCTCCGGCGGTATCGTCTACGACGCAGGCGACACCGTCACCAAGGTTTGGGGAAGGCATACGCTCAAGTTCGGCGGCCAGTGGGAGTATGCCGGCGAGAACAACTACGACCAGATCTCGGTCGACAACACCCGGCCCGGAACCACCAACAACCAGAACGGTCTGTTCAGCTTCACCGACGGCCAGGCTATAAACTCGAAGGCTGCCATCGCCAATGTTGCTCTCGGCGTCTTCAATACCTACGGCGAGATCGGAACCCGCTCCTACACGCTATTCCGCGGCAATATGTACAGCATGTTCGGGCAGGATCAGTGGCGCGTGAACTCGAAGCTCGTGCTGGAGTATGGCATCCGCTACGACATCATGCAGTCGTACCACGCGTTGTGGGGCAACCAGGCGTTCTTCAATCCGAGCGTTTACAGTCCTTCACTTGCTCCCACGGTAAGCTCCTCCACCGGCTTCCTCACCGGCGGCGATGCATATAACGGTGTCGTCATCCCCGGCAGTGGTTTCCCCGATTCGGCCAAAGGACACGTGCCAGACGCCATCCTCAGTGGCACCTATTCGCGGCTCTTCCGCGGATTCGACTCCAACTACTCTCCGACCGTTTACTCGAACATCCAGCCGCGCATAGGCTTTGCCTATGAGATATCGCCCGGCACCGTCTTTCGCGCCGGCGCGGGGCGCTACATGCAGCGCCTCGGCATCAGCGACACCGTACATGTTGGCGGCAACGCTCCGTTCCAGCCAGCTTCCACGGTAACCAACGGCAGCGTCGACAATCCCGGCGGTATCGGTGTCAACCAGCTTCCGTTGGCATTTACCTCGCACGCCTACAAGTACCCCAGCCCTGAGGCGTGGGGATGGAACGTGACCGTGGAGCACGAGTTTACCAATGTCGCGGTCTTTACGCTGAGCTACGTTGGCCGCCGCGGCTACCACCTGGAGCAACTTGCCAATATCAACCAGCTCCAGCCTGGGACGCTCGCTCCCGGATCGGCCAATCTCATCAACAAAATCAACGCCGACTCCCTGCGTCCCTATAAGGGCTTCTCGACCATCATTGAGGCACAGAACACTGGCGGCGCGTTCTATCACTCCATGCAGGCCAACCTGAAGCGCCGCCTCACCAAGGGTCTGCTCTTCGGCGCGTCGTATACCTGGTCCAAGAGCCTCGACTATGGTTCGTCGAACGGCACCAATATCGTCGATGCCTATAACAACTCCCGTATGTTCGGTCCCAGCGACTTCGATACGCGTCACGTCCTCGTGATCAATTACGTGTATGACATCGGCATCGCCAACCACATGAGCAATCTCTTCGGCCGCACCCTCCTCGGCAACTGGCAGTTCTCCGGAACCATCCAGGGACAGTCGGGACGTCCGCAGACCGTCTCACAGGGCACCGACTACGCGGGAGTTGGTCCTGGATCTGGCAATCAGTTCTGGGTTGCATCCAGAAATCCCCGATTGCCTCACGTGTTCGCCGGTAATACCAAGGTCGGCCAGTGGTTTGAAGGTGTTGGCTCGGGTGTCTGGTCGTCGGCGGCGCCAGGTACCTACGCTCCTCGCGGTATGCGTGGCCTAATCTACGGCCCTGGCTTCCAGAGCTTCTCTGCCGCGCTGCAGAAGGAGTTCCACATCATCCCCAGCCACGAAAACCATGTTGTGGTCTTCAGGGCGGAGGCATTCAACTACCTCAACCATCCGAACCTCGACAATCCTGATGTAGGCCCGACCAGCAGCACCTTCGGTCAGGTCAACAGCAAGGGCGGTACCTATGCCTCGGAGCGTCAGCTCCAGTTCAGCCTGCGCTACGCTTTTTAG
- a CDS encoding LacI family DNA-binding transcriptional regulator — MMGLSQMKRTAGKSSPTKRATLEDVARSAGVSPMTVSRTINGHPYVTGETAKKVRAAIRRLSYRPNHAARVLTGQLSRSIGLIVPDIADTFFSVVSHAVQETARESGYLVWLAASDEDPTIEAAQVEMMTHHPVDGILLVPADSRNGYLKTLASGTTPIVTIDRPIEIATTDSVGVENRRGARLAVEHLIQHGYKKITCIAANSHLLTVKERIAGYKESMRRAKLPCPKELRVSSPSAAKSALSELFGSRNRPDALFTTNNSSTILVIETLQQLDIEMGKDVALVGFDDVAFFTLITPPVTAVRQPAAQLGNIAARLLLQRINGEFKASSIRTVLPVSLTIRESCGCKKGDAGTSKASAQIALALID, encoded by the coding sequence ATGATGGGCCTCTCACAAATGAAAAGGACGGCAGGCAAGTCTTCTCCCACGAAACGGGCAACACTTGAGGATGTGGCACGGTCGGCCGGAGTAAGCCCGATGACGGTCTCCCGCACGATCAACGGCCACCCCTATGTCACGGGGGAGACAGCGAAGAAGGTTCGTGCGGCCATTCGTCGCCTCAGTTACCGGCCCAATCACGCTGCCCGTGTGCTAACCGGACAGCTCTCACGCTCCATTGGTCTCATTGTTCCCGATATCGCGGATACCTTCTTTTCCGTCGTTAGTCACGCCGTCCAGGAAACCGCGCGCGAAAGCGGCTATCTGGTATGGTTAGCCGCATCCGACGAGGATCCAACGATCGAAGCCGCTCAAGTGGAGATGATGACTCATCATCCTGTTGACGGTATCCTTCTTGTTCCCGCCGACAGCCGGAACGGCTATCTCAAAACGCTAGCTTCAGGAACGACGCCGATCGTCACCATCGATCGTCCTATCGAGATTGCAACGACGGATTCTGTTGGTGTCGAAAACAGAAGAGGAGCGCGACTGGCAGTAGAACATCTTATTCAACACGGTTACAAGAAGATCACATGTATAGCGGCGAACTCCCATCTGCTGACCGTCAAAGAGCGCATCGCTGGATACAAAGAGTCGATGCGACGTGCGAAGCTGCCTTGCCCAAAAGAATTGCGAGTGTCCAGTCCTTCCGCCGCGAAATCCGCTTTGTCGGAGCTGTTCGGATCGCGCAATCGTCCTGACGCGCTCTTCACAACCAACAACTCCTCAACAATCTTGGTGATTGAAACACTCCAGCAATTAGATATCGAAATGGGCAAGGATGTCGCGCTCGTGGGCTTCGACGATGTCGCCTTCTTCACCTTGATAACCCCGCCTGTAACCGCCGTCCGTCAACCCGCTGCGCAACTCGGAAACATAGCTGCTCGGCTGCTCCTGCAGAGAATCAATGGCGAATTTAAGGCGTCAAGCATCAGAACGGTGCTTCCTGTCAGCCTCACCATACGCGAATCTTGCGGATGCAAAAAGGGAGACGCCGGAACTTCGAAGGCGAGTGCCCAAATAGCTTTAGCACTTATTGACTAG